One stretch of Amycolatopsis sp. NBC_00345 DNA includes these proteins:
- a CDS encoding pyridoxal phosphate-dependent aminotransferase: MTLTLLPEFAPAEAVTRIVAASRRKQQPQSSGDLVSLAMGEPNFDTPEQVTEAAAASLRAGRTHYSPLLGEVALREALADKLSKIAEAPVSAADILVTQGGTAGLAASILGIVDPGDRVVIPDPTYSLYADLVSMAGGVVVPVPLADDLHWDLDRLGDALAGAKLFVFCNPGNPTGIVHSRAELEALAGLLDGTPTLVISDEAYADLDYTGRPFTSAISIDGLRDRTLYCQTFSKSYAMTGWRVGYLWGPSPLIRATARIHNTFNGSVNTFVQDAALAAVRTGDADIARMRAAYERRRQIMSERLAAIPGLTLSAPEGAFYQFPRYDLDLPSTDLVAKLTEFGVAVRPGAEFGAHGEYHLRLSYAASEEAIKTGVARLGEGLAALRGS; encoded by the coding sequence GTGACCCTCACCCTGCTGCCCGAGTTCGCCCCCGCCGAAGCCGTGACCCGGATCGTCGCGGCCTCCCGCCGCAAGCAGCAACCGCAGTCGTCCGGCGACCTCGTGTCGCTCGCCATGGGCGAACCCAACTTCGACACCCCGGAGCAGGTGACCGAGGCCGCCGCCGCCTCGCTGCGCGCGGGGCGCACCCACTATTCGCCGCTGCTCGGGGAGGTCGCACTCCGGGAAGCGCTCGCCGACAAGCTTTCCAAGATCGCCGAGGCTCCGGTTTCGGCCGCCGACATCCTGGTCACGCAGGGCGGCACCGCCGGCCTCGCCGCGTCGATCCTCGGCATCGTCGACCCCGGTGACCGGGTCGTGATCCCCGATCCCACCTACTCGCTCTACGCCGACCTGGTCAGCATGGCCGGCGGAGTGGTCGTTCCCGTGCCGCTCGCGGACGACCTGCACTGGGACCTCGACCGGCTCGGCGACGCCCTCGCCGGCGCGAAGCTCTTCGTATTCTGCAACCCGGGCAACCCGACCGGAATCGTGCACAGCCGCGCCGAGCTGGAAGCGCTCGCCGGGCTGCTCGACGGCACGCCCACCCTCGTGATCTCCGACGAGGCCTACGCCGACCTCGACTACACCGGCCGCCCCTTCACCTCGGCGATCTCGATCGACGGCCTGCGCGACCGGACGCTCTACTGCCAGACCTTCTCCAAGAGCTACGCGATGACCGGCTGGCGCGTCGGCTACCTGTGGGGCCCGTCGCCGCTCATCCGGGCGACGGCGCGGATCCACAACACCTTCAACGGTTCGGTGAACACGTTCGTCCAGGACGCCGCGCTCGCCGCGGTGCGGACCGGCGACGCCGACATCGCCCGGATGCGGGCCGCGTACGAGCGGCGCCGCCAGATCATGAGCGAGCGGCTCGCCGCGATCCCGGGCCTCACGCTGAGCGCGCCCGAAGGCGCGTTCTACCAATTCCCGCGGTACGACCTGGACCTCCCGTCCACGGACCTCGTCGCCAAGCTCACGGAGTTCGGCGTGGCGGTCCGGCCGGGCGCCGAGTTCGGCGCGCACGGCGAGTACCACTTGCGTCTCTCCTACGCGGCGAGCGAAGAAGCCATCAAAACCGGGGTCGCCCGACTGGGCGAGGGACTCGCCGCCCTGCGCGGCTCGTAA
- a CDS encoding GH116 family glycosyl hydrolase — MAAHGPGQLSGRQFLAPADKRISTADIAALYQRGAPTSCTGTELRYIGMPIGGGACGQVYLGGDGKLWYWDVSNAPASPWDNCGGPAYADPNLQFSPFGNGFVLRTTAHGASTARAVDATGFAEVTFTGQYPLGQVDYRDRGCPVSMHLDAFAPFIPGEADDSTLPATVAAYTLTNTSDSRVVAELTGWAENPVALRARTGTPITLSSNEIDGAGYRGVQFTAANEPVTSTRPDILFESWENPGYPGWTVTGTAFGSGPVQVSAVPDYMLRFGNLNAQGPQFVTSHDFITAAGDATLADSYVGTLTSATFTVSRRYVAAWVGGGNDPAATALKVVVDGQVVGALAGDDTEPMHLRYLDLLRYQGKSAQISIVDSATGGWGHVNVSNISFTDVPASVPPIGTLPDGGTQSISAVLGDGLPGAASAALGDITVRPSIADWSSPTAIATSGPGPASIDGALGTITGAVTARFALAPGESRSVRFVLAWYFPVPDRNALSFLTDIGTLQRHYASSFASAQSVTAYLAANLVRLETATRLWVRTWYDDATLPHWLLERTLHTAATLATNVALRLSDGRFYAWEGVNCAPGTCEHVWSYAHSIARLFPTLERDTRQRVDLGIGFHPDTGEIGNRAEADRAWATDGQCGTILRIYREHQLAPDNGFLQANWPRIKQAITWVISKDTKHNGTLAGAQPNTLDAIWYGEIAWLTGMYDAALYAGAAMAAEMGDTAFAQTCTGLARSGISSIATELWNGEYFIQLIDPAAPDAPNSNAGCHIDQMLGQNAAWQLGLPRIFDPAQASTALASIYRYNFVLDPAAYREANTAIPGGRWYAMAGEPAMIMTTFPHGGAGEANGNPPAGVAMYFNESWTGQEYQLAAQMIYEGMVDEGLIVTRAVHNRYSPAKRNPYNEIECSGHYSRAMAGYSVFLAACGFSCHGPQGKLTFAPRIGPEDFAAAFTAAGGWGLLRQRRTARHQVSSVEVRYGEVRLAELQLQLPAAPASSPRVRLQLDRRELPAPEVTVTGDLITIGLATPVTLPAGATLTATVSLG, encoded by the coding sequence ATGGCAGCGCACGGCCCCGGCCAACTGAGTGGTCGACAGTTTCTCGCCCCGGCTGACAAGCGGATCAGCACAGCCGACATCGCCGCGCTCTACCAGCGTGGCGCCCCGACCTCCTGTACCGGCACGGAATTGCGCTACATCGGGATGCCGATCGGCGGCGGTGCCTGCGGCCAGGTGTACCTCGGCGGCGACGGCAAGCTCTGGTACTGGGATGTTTCGAACGCGCCGGCCTCGCCGTGGGACAACTGCGGCGGGCCGGCCTATGCCGACCCGAACCTGCAGTTCTCCCCGTTCGGCAACGGTTTCGTGTTGCGTACCACCGCGCACGGCGCCAGCACGGCGCGGGCCGTCGACGCGACCGGATTCGCCGAGGTGACCTTCACCGGGCAATACCCACTCGGCCAGGTGGACTATCGCGATCGCGGTTGCCCGGTCTCGATGCACCTGGATGCCTTCGCCCCGTTCATCCCGGGCGAGGCGGACGATTCCACGCTCCCGGCCACCGTGGCCGCCTACACCCTGACCAATACCTCCGATTCCCGGGTCGTCGCCGAGCTGACCGGCTGGGCGGAGAACCCGGTGGCGTTGCGGGCCCGGACCGGAACGCCGATCACGTTGTCCAGCAACGAGATCGACGGTGCCGGTTATCGCGGCGTGCAGTTCACCGCCGCGAACGAGCCGGTGACCAGCACCCGGCCGGACATTCTCTTCGAGAGCTGGGAAAACCCCGGCTACCCCGGCTGGACGGTCACCGGCACCGCGTTCGGCTCGGGGCCGGTCCAGGTCAGCGCCGTACCCGACTACATGCTGCGCTTCGGCAACCTCAACGCGCAGGGCCCGCAGTTCGTCACCTCGCACGACTTCATCACCGCGGCCGGCGACGCGACCCTGGCCGACAGTTACGTCGGCACGCTGACCAGCGCCACGTTCACGGTGTCCCGCCGCTACGTCGCGGCCTGGGTCGGCGGCGGCAACGACCCCGCCGCGACCGCGTTGAAGGTCGTGGTGGACGGCCAGGTGGTCGGCGCGCTCGCCGGGGACGACACCGAGCCGATGCACCTGCGGTACCTCGATCTCCTTCGCTACCAGGGCAAGTCCGCGCAGATCAGCATCGTCGACTCGGCCACCGGCGGCTGGGGGCACGTCAACGTCAGCAACATCAGCTTCACCGACGTGCCGGCGAGCGTCCCGCCGATCGGCACCCTGCCCGACGGCGGCACGCAGAGCATCTCGGCGGTGCTCGGCGACGGTCTGCCCGGCGCCGCGTCGGCGGCACTCGGCGACATCACCGTCAGACCCTCGATCGCGGACTGGAGCAGCCCCACCGCGATCGCCACCTCGGGACCCGGACCGGCGAGCATCGACGGCGCGCTCGGCACGATCACCGGCGCGGTCACCGCGCGGTTCGCCCTGGCGCCCGGCGAGAGCCGCAGCGTCCGGTTCGTGCTCGCCTGGTATTTCCCGGTACCGGACCGGAACGCCCTGTCCTTCCTCACCGATATCGGCACCCTGCAACGGCATTACGCGAGTTCCTTCGCCTCGGCGCAGAGCGTGACCGCCTATCTGGCCGCCAACCTGGTCCGGCTGGAGACGGCGACCCGGCTGTGGGTGCGCACCTGGTACGACGACGCCACGCTGCCGCACTGGCTGCTGGAACGGACCCTGCACACCGCGGCGACGCTGGCCACCAACGTCGCGCTGCGCCTGTCCGACGGCCGGTTCTACGCCTGGGAGGGCGTCAACTGCGCGCCGGGCACCTGCGAACACGTCTGGAGTTACGCGCACAGCATCGCCCGGCTGTTCCCCACGCTGGAACGCGACACCCGGCAGCGGGTCGACCTCGGCATCGGCTTCCACCCGGACACCGGGGAGATCGGCAACCGCGCCGAGGCCGACCGGGCCTGGGCCACCGACGGCCAGTGCGGCACGATCCTGCGGATCTACCGGGAGCACCAGCTGGCCCCGGACAACGGTTTCCTGCAGGCCAACTGGCCGAGGATCAAGCAGGCGATCACCTGGGTGATCAGCAAGGACACCAAGCACAACGGGACGCTGGCCGGCGCGCAGCCCAATACACTGGACGCGATCTGGTACGGCGAGATCGCCTGGCTGACCGGGATGTACGACGCCGCCCTGTATGCCGGTGCCGCGATGGCGGCCGAGATGGGCGACACCGCGTTCGCGCAGACCTGCACCGGGCTGGCGCGGTCCGGGATCTCCTCGATCGCCACCGAGCTGTGGAACGGCGAGTACTTCATCCAGCTGATCGACCCGGCCGCGCCGGACGCGCCCAATTCCAATGCCGGCTGCCACATCGACCAGATGCTCGGCCAGAACGCCGCCTGGCAGCTCGGCCTGCCGAGGATCTTCGACCCGGCGCAGGCGAGCACGGCGCTGGCCAGTATCTACCGGTACAACTTCGTGCTCGACCCGGCCGCGTACCGGGAAGCGAACACCGCGATCCCCGGCGGCCGCTGGTACGCCATGGCCGGCGAGCCCGCGATGATCATGACCACCTTCCCGCACGGCGGTGCCGGAGAGGCCAACGGCAACCCGCCGGCCGGGGTCGCCATGTACTTCAACGAATCCTGGACCGGCCAGGAGTACCAGCTCGCCGCGCAGATGATCTACGAGGGTATGGTGGACGAGGGCCTGATCGTCACCCGCGCGGTGCACAACCGGTATTCGCCGGCGAAACGCAACCCGTACAACGAGATCGAATGCAGCGGGCACTACTCGCGGGCGATGGCCGGGTACAGCGTTTTCCTCGCCGCCTGCGGGTTTTCCTGTCACGGGCCGCAGGGCAAGCTCACCTTCGCCCCGAGGATCGGCCCGGAGGACTTCGCCGCCGCGTTCACCGCGGCCGGCGGCTGGGGCCTGCTCCGGCAGCGACGCACGGCCCGGCACCAGGTTTCCTCGGTCGAGGTGCGCTACGGCGAGGTCCGGCTGGCCGAGCTCCAGTTGCAGCTGCCGGCCGCGCCCGCGAGCAGTCCGCGGGTTCGGCTGCAGCTCGACCGCCGGGAACTGCCGGCGCCGGAGGTCACCGTGACCGGCGACCTGATCACCATCGGTCTCGCCACCCCGGTCACGCTACCGGCCGGCGCGACGCTCACGGCCACCGTTTCCCTTGGCTGA
- a CDS encoding TetR family transcriptional regulator, with the protein MRSDTERNRRRLVKAAAFLAGRHGTAVKMADVAERAEVAAATAYRHFGSVEEILAEYRFDVGLRLLTFSQRAESHGITLLDEVSREWVRLVVKHGRAMVHTRSGEGYLARLRSGAHYLTVQADALARPIAEAAEELGLPAPGDEGHFLWNILFDPREIFDLKDTVGLSEAQLSRRLVAAYCGSLRGWTLDGAPEDADR; encoded by the coding sequence GTGCGCAGTGACACGGAACGAAACCGGCGGCGGCTGGTCAAGGCGGCGGCCTTCCTGGCCGGCCGGCACGGCACCGCCGTGAAGATGGCCGACGTCGCCGAACGCGCCGAAGTCGCGGCCGCCACCGCGTACCGGCACTTCGGCTCGGTCGAGGAAATCCTCGCGGAGTACCGGTTCGACGTCGGCCTGCGGTTGCTCACGTTCAGCCAGCGGGCCGAAAGCCACGGCATCACCCTGCTCGACGAGGTGAGCCGCGAGTGGGTGCGCCTGGTCGTCAAGCACGGCCGGGCGATGGTCCACACCCGTTCCGGCGAAGGCTATCTGGCCCGGCTCCGGTCCGGCGCGCACTACCTCACGGTCCAGGCCGACGCGCTCGCCCGTCCCATCGCCGAGGCCGCCGAAGAACTCGGCCTCCCGGCCCCCGGCGACGAAGGCCATTTCCTCTGGAACATCCTGTTCGACCCCCGCGAGATCTTCGACCTCAAGGACACCGTCGGCCTCTCGGAAGCCCAGCTCAGCCGTCGCCTCGTCGCGGCGTACTGCGGCAGCCTCCGCGGTTGGACGCTCGACGGCGCGCCGGAAGACGCCGACCGGTAG